The Shewanella zhangzhouensis genome has a window encoding:
- a CDS encoding peroxiredoxin C, which yields MSVLVGRKAPDFTAAAVLGSGEIVDNFNLTAAIKGKAAVVFFYPLDFTFVCPSELIAFDHRMEEFTKRGVEVIGVSIDSQFSHNAWRNTPVDKGGIGPVKYTLVADVKHEICQAYDVEHPEAGVAFRGSFLIDKEGMVRHQVVNDLPLGRNVDEMLRMIDALQFHEEHGEVCPAGWEKGKKGMSASPDGVAAYLSENADDL from the coding sequence ATGAGCGTATTAGTAGGTCGCAAGGCCCCCGATTTTACTGCTGCTGCCGTTCTGGGTTCAGGCGAAATCGTTGACAACTTCAACCTGACTGCAGCCATCAAGGGCAAAGCAGCCGTGGTTTTCTTCTACCCACTGGACTTCACTTTCGTGTGCCCATCTGAGCTGATCGCGTTCGATCACCGCATGGAAGAGTTCACCAAGCGTGGTGTTGAAGTGATCGGTGTTTCCATCGACTCTCAGTTCAGCCACAACGCCTGGCGTAACACCCCAGTAGACAAGGGCGGTATCGGCCCTGTTAAGTACACTCTGGTGGCTGACGTTAAGCACGAAATCTGTCAGGCCTACGACGTAGAGCATCCAGAAGCCGGTGTGGCTTTCCGTGGTTCTTTCCTGATTGACAAGGAAGGTATGGTACGTCACCAGGTAGTGAACGACCTGCCACTGGGCCGTAACGTTGACGAAATGCTGCGTATGATTGACGCGCTGCAGTTCCACGAAGAGCACGGCGAAGTGTGCCCAGCCGGTTGGGAAAAAGGTAAGAAAGGTATGAGCGCCAGCCCAGACGGCGTTGCTGCTTACCTGAGCGAAAACGCTGACGACCTGTAA
- a CDS encoding Na+/H+ antiporter family protein, whose product MNSVVIAVCLMLALSLARVNVVIALTISALVAGLWGGMGLTATIDAFNTGLGGGAQIALSYALLGAFAVALSHSGLTTVISRSVIKKLGRENDAKALGTVRMLLLVSLLAMAMASQNILPIHIAFIPILVPPLLHLMSKLKLDRRLVACVLTFGLVTTYMVLPVGFGGIFLNDILLANLTGNGLEASREQVPGAMLIPALGMILGLLIAVFISYRKPRSYVEEQILAAEPEERIHGRSLIIALVAIVATLVVQLETDSMIFGALIGFMVFSLSGAIKHVADQDIFTQGVRMMANIGFIMIAAAGFAAVVKATGDVGNLVSSLGELIGDNKALAAFLMLLVGLLITMGIGSSFSTIPIIATIYVPLALSFGFSVPATIALVGTAAALGDAGSPASDSTLGPTAGLNADGQHDHMRDSVIPTFIHYNIPLLVFGWIAAMVL is encoded by the coding sequence ATGAATTCCGTGGTTATTGCCGTGTGCCTGATGCTTGCCCTCAGCCTTGCACGGGTAAACGTGGTTATCGCGCTGACCATAAGCGCACTGGTCGCCGGGCTTTGGGGCGGCATGGGGCTGACAGCCACCATTGATGCCTTTAACACGGGCCTTGGAGGCGGTGCCCAAATCGCGCTGAGCTATGCACTCCTTGGAGCCTTTGCCGTGGCCCTGTCACATTCGGGGCTGACCACGGTAATTTCCCGCTCTGTGATTAAAAAACTGGGTCGGGAAAACGATGCCAAAGCCCTGGGTACAGTGCGCATGTTGCTGTTGGTTTCACTGCTTGCCATGGCCATGGCGTCCCAGAACATTCTGCCTATTCATATCGCCTTTATCCCGATTCTGGTGCCGCCACTGCTGCACCTGATGTCAAAGCTCAAGCTCGACCGCCGCCTGGTGGCCTGTGTACTCACCTTTGGTTTGGTGACCACCTATATGGTGCTGCCAGTGGGCTTTGGTGGCATCTTCCTGAACGACATTCTGCTGGCAAACCTAACCGGCAATGGCCTGGAGGCCAGTCGCGAACAGGTGCCCGGTGCCATGCTGATCCCGGCACTTGGGATGATCCTGGGCCTGCTCATCGCTGTGTTTATCAGCTATCGCAAACCCAGAAGCTATGTAGAAGAGCAAATCCTCGCGGCCGAGCCCGAAGAACGCATCCATGGTCGTAGCCTTATCATCGCCCTGGTTGCCATTGTGGCGACTCTGGTGGTGCAGCTTGAAACCGACTCCATGATTTTTGGTGCCCTGATTGGTTTTATGGTGTTCAGTCTCTCGGGCGCGATTAAGCATGTGGCCGATCAGGACATCTTCACCCAGGGCGTGCGCATGATGGCCAATATCGGCTTTATCATGATTGCTGCCGCAGGCTTTGCCGCCGTGGTCAAGGCCACAGGCGATGTGGGTAATCTGGTGTCGTCCCTGGGCGAACTGATTGGCGACAATAAGGCGCTGGCGGCGTTCCTGATGCTGCTGGTAGGCCTGCTTATCACCATGGGTATTGGCTCATCCTTTTCTACCATCCCCATTATCGCCACCATCTATGTACCATTGGCGCTCTCCTTTGGCTTCTCGGTACCGGCTACCATTGCTCTGGTCGGCACAGCGGCCGCGCTGGGTGATGCGGGCTCACCGGCGTCTGACTCAACCCTCGGCCCCACTGCCGGGCTTAACGCCGATGGACAGCACGACCATATGCGAGACAGCGTGATCCCAACCTTCATCCACTACAATATTCCGTTGTTGGTATTTGGCTGGATTGCGGCCATGGTGCTTTAA
- the upp gene encoding uracil phosphoribosyltransferase, with the protein MKVVEVKHPLVRHKIGLMREADISTKRFRELAAEVGSLLTYEATADLETETVTIEGWNGPVQVEQIKGKKVTVVPILRAGLGMMDGVLEHIPSARISVVGIYRDEKTLEPVPYFEKLCSQVDERIALVVDPMLATGGSMIATIDLLKQRGCKQIKALVLVAAPEGLAALEKAHPDIELYTASIDRCLNENGYILPGLGDAGDKIFGTK; encoded by the coding sequence ATGAAAGTCGTCGAAGTAAAACATCCCCTGGTTCGCCATAAAATTGGCTTGATGAGAGAAGCGGATATCAGCACCAAGCGTTTCCGTGAACTGGCTGCCGAAGTGGGCAGTCTGCTCACCTACGAAGCCACTGCCGATTTAGAAACTGAAACCGTGACCATTGAAGGTTGGAACGGCCCGGTACAGGTTGAGCAAATCAAGGGTAAGAAAGTGACTGTCGTGCCTATCCTGCGCGCCGGTCTTGGTATGATGGACGGTGTCCTCGAGCATATCCCCAGTGCCCGTATTTCTGTGGTGGGTATCTACCGCGACGAAAAGACCCTTGAGCCAGTTCCGTATTTTGAAAAGCTGTGCAGCCAGGTGGATGAGCGCATTGCGCTGGTGGTTGACCCCATGCTGGCCACGGGTGGCTCCATGATTGCGACTATCGACCTGCTCAAGCAGCGCGGATGTAAGCAAATCAAGGCTCTGGTGCTGGTTGCCGCCCCCGAAGGCCTGGCCGCACTGGAGAAGGCCCACCCGGATATCGAGCTCTACACAGCCTCTATTGACCGCTGCCTGAACGAAAATGGCTACATTCTGCCAGGCCTCGGTGATGCCGGTGACAAGATTTTTGGCACCAAGTAA
- the purM gene encoding phosphoribosylformylglycinamidine cyclo-ligase translates to MSTPTPLSYKDAGVDIDAGNALVQNIKSAVKRTRRPEVMGNLGGFGALCELPTKYKHPVLVSGTDGVGTKLRLAIDFKSHDTVGVDLVAMCVNDLIVQGAEPLFFLDYYATGKLDVETATSVVNGIGEGCFQSGCALIGGETAEMPGMYEGEDYDLAGFCVGVVEKADIIDGTKVKAGDALIALASSGPHSNGYSLIRKVLEVSKADPQMDLNGKPLIKHLLEPTKIYVKSLLKLIAQSDVHAMAHITGGGFWENIPRVLPENCKAVVQGDSWQWPVVFDWLQTAGNIETYEMYRTFNCGVGMVVALPADKVDAALELLKAEGENAWHIGHIAARNGDEEQVEIL, encoded by the coding sequence GTGAGCACTCCTACCCCACTGAGCTATAAAGACGCCGGTGTCGATATCGATGCAGGCAACGCACTGGTGCAAAACATCAAGTCTGCCGTTAAGCGCACCCGCCGCCCTGAAGTGATGGGCAACCTGGGTGGTTTTGGTGCCCTGTGTGAACTGCCGACCAAATACAAGCACCCAGTGCTGGTATCCGGTACCGACGGCGTGGGAACCAAGCTGCGTCTGGCCATCGACTTCAAGAGCCACGACACCGTGGGTGTTGATCTGGTCGCCATGTGTGTGAACGACCTGATTGTGCAGGGCGCTGAGCCGCTGTTCTTCCTCGACTACTATGCCACCGGCAAGCTGGACGTAGAGACTGCCACCTCTGTGGTAAACGGCATCGGTGAAGGCTGCTTCCAGTCAGGTTGCGCCCTGATTGGTGGTGAGACCGCCGAAATGCCTGGCATGTACGAAGGCGAAGACTACGACCTGGCCGGTTTCTGCGTAGGTGTGGTTGAAAAGGCCGACATCATCGACGGCACCAAGGTGAAAGCCGGTGATGCGCTGATTGCCCTGGCCTCAAGTGGTCCTCACTCAAACGGTTATTCTCTGATCCGTAAGGTACTGGAAGTGAGCAAGGCCGATCCTCAAATGGATCTGAACGGCAAGCCGCTTATCAAGCACCTGCTGGAGCCTACCAAGATTTATGTCAAATCACTGCTGAAGCTGATTGCCCAAAGCGATGTACACGCCATGGCGCACATCACCGGCGGCGGTTTCTGGGAAAACATCCCACGCGTACTGCCTGAAAACTGCAAAGCCGTGGTTCAGGGCGATTCCTGGCAGTGGCCTGTGGTATTCGACTGGCTGCAAACTGCCGGCAATATCGAAACCTACGAAATGTACCGCACCTTTAACTGCGGTGTGGGCATGGTTGTTGCCCTGCCCGCCGACAAGGTGGATGCGGCCCTTGAACTCCTCAAGGCCGAAGGCGAAAACGCCTGGCACATCGGCCATATCGCCGCCCGTAATGGCGATGAAGAGCAGGTGGAGATCCTCTGA
- the purN gene encoding phosphoribosylglycinamide formyltransferase produces MSCRVVVLISGSGSNLQAIIDQCQGRSGVELVGVISNKPDAYGLVRAHHAEINTSCVIAQKGEKRADYDARLTAAIEAYQPDLIVLAGFMRILSEGFVSRYLGKMLNIHPSLLPKYTGLDTHQRAIDAGDSEHGASVHFVTPELDAGPVILQAKVPIYEGDDAQTLAERVHEQEHAIYPLVVKWFAAGRLKMDADGAYLDGNLIGPSGYAPD; encoded by the coding sequence ATGAGTTGTCGCGTCGTTGTCCTTATCTCCGGCAGTGGCAGTAATCTGCAGGCCATTATCGACCAGTGTCAGGGCCGCAGCGGCGTTGAACTGGTTGGCGTTATCAGTAATAAGCCTGATGCCTATGGTCTGGTCCGTGCCCACCATGCCGAGATAAACACCAGCTGCGTTATCGCCCAAAAAGGTGAAAAACGCGCTGACTATGACGCGCGCCTCACGGCGGCCATTGAAGCCTATCAGCCAGACTTGATTGTGCTGGCAGGCTTTATGCGCATTCTCAGCGAAGGCTTTGTCAGCCGCTATCTGGGTAAGATGCTGAATATCCATCCGTCACTGCTGCCCAAGTACACCGGCCTGGATACCCACCAGCGTGCCATCGATGCCGGTGACAGCGAACATGGCGCCAGCGTGCATTTTGTCACCCCTGAGCTTGATGCCGGCCCTGTTATCCTGCAGGCGAAGGTACCCATCTATGAGGGTGATGACGCCCAAACGCTTGCCGAGCGGGTACATGAGCAGGAACATGCCATTTACCCTTTGGTCGTAAAATGGTTTGCCGCAGGCCGCTTGAAAATGGACGCCGATGGCGCCTATCTCGATGGCAACCTGATTGGTCCAAGCGGCTACGCCCCGGACTGA
- a CDS encoding HAD-IIA family hydrolase — translation MKNIICDIDGVLLHDNKLVPGSDKFIHRVLEQGNPLVILTNYPVQTGKDLQNRLEAAGINVPEECFYTAAMATADFLKHQEGSKAFVIGEGALTHELYKAGFTITDINPDFVIVGETRSYNWDMIHKAARFVADGARFIATNPDTHGPAFSPACGSLCAPIERITGRKPFYVGKPSSWIVRSALNHINGHSENTVIIGDNMRTDILAGFQAGLETILVLTGVSRLEDIEKEPFRPNHVFNCAGDIDIL, via the coding sequence ATGAAAAACATCATCTGTGATATCGACGGAGTACTGCTGCACGACAACAAACTGGTGCCCGGCAGCGACAAATTTATTCATCGGGTGCTGGAACAAGGCAACCCCTTGGTAATCCTGACCAATTACCCGGTACAAACCGGCAAAGATCTGCAAAACCGCCTCGAAGCCGCAGGCATCAATGTCCCCGAGGAATGTTTTTACACCGCCGCCATGGCCACCGCAGACTTTTTGAAGCATCAGGAAGGCAGCAAGGCCTTTGTGATTGGTGAAGGCGCCCTCACTCACGAACTCTACAAGGCCGGTTTCACCATCACCGACATCAACCCCGACTTTGTGATTGTGGGTGAGACCCGCTCTTACAACTGGGACATGATCCATAAAGCGGCGCGGTTTGTAGCCGATGGCGCCCGCTTTATCGCCACCAACCCCGATACCCATGGCCCGGCGTTTTCACCGGCTTGTGGCTCCCTGTGCGCTCCCATTGAGCGGATCACCGGCCGCAAACCCTTTTACGTGGGTAAACCCAGCAGCTGGATAGTGCGCTCTGCCTTAAACCACATCAACGGCCACTCGGAAAACACGGTTATCATTGGCGATAATATGCGCACCGACATTCTGGCGGGTTTTCAGGCGGGTCTTGAGACCATACTGGTACTCACAGGCGTCAGCCGTCTTGAAGACATAGAGAAAGAGCCGTTCAGGCCCAATCATGTGTTTAATTGTGCCGGTGACATCGATATTCTCTGA
- a CDS encoding M28 family metallopeptidase, translating to MKSLLPLGLVLLTACSQGGQTAATAPSPDFNEARFRNDIKILSSDAFEGRAPTTTGEERTLDYLTTAFKAAGLKGANNGSFLQSVPMVTYNASENQAVRLGNLHPAYRKDIVLGSRHNNQGVEISKAPLVFVGYGIKAPEYDWDDYAGLDMQGKIAVILVNDPGFAAPESGKFKGKAMTYYGRWSYKFEEASRQGALGAIIIHDTAPASYPWSVIENSWTGPQQDLADASQHDNRVQVEGWMTLDTAKALFDEAGLSLDTLSQQAALTPGNHDLKQSADIAFANSATFTDSYNLVATLPGTDKAGEHILFTAHWDHIGKDDSRNGDKIYNGALDNASGVAGIVEIARQFAALDAMGFKNRRSITFIATTGEEQGLLGSRYYAANPLFPIDKTIAVLNLDSTNVFGRTKDFTIVGKGQSQLEDYLVAAAKAQGREAVAEKNPASGGFFRSDHFSFAKLGVPAAFAGGGSIPLDDATAAYKAEMQLKMKGCYHNVCDEYRADWDLSGALQDLAIYYDVARTLANNEHKPGYYQKSEFYPLRPAN from the coding sequence ATGAAATCACTGCTCCCTCTGGGACTTGTGCTGCTGACCGCCTGCAGCCAGGGCGGCCAGACTGCCGCCACGGCGCCATCGCCGGATTTTAATGAGGCGCGTTTCAGGAACGACATCAAAATCCTCTCTTCTGACGCCTTCGAAGGCCGCGCGCCCACCACCACCGGTGAAGAGCGTACCCTCGACTACCTCACCACAGCGTTTAAAGCCGCCGGACTCAAAGGTGCCAACAATGGCAGCTTTTTACAAAGCGTGCCCATGGTGACCTATAACGCCTCGGAGAATCAGGCCGTTCGCCTCGGCAATCTTCATCCTGCCTACCGCAAAGACATAGTGCTGGGCAGTCGCCACAACAATCAAGGCGTAGAGATAAGCAAGGCGCCGCTGGTGTTTGTGGGCTATGGCATCAAGGCACCTGAATATGACTGGGACGATTACGCCGGCCTGGATATGCAGGGCAAGATTGCGGTTATCCTGGTCAACGACCCCGGATTTGCCGCACCTGAATCGGGCAAGTTCAAAGGCAAGGCCATGACTTACTACGGCCGCTGGAGCTACAAGTTTGAAGAAGCGAGCCGCCAGGGTGCCCTTGGCGCCATCATCATCCATGATACGGCGCCCGCATCCTACCCCTGGTCTGTCATTGAAAACAGTTGGACCGGGCCGCAGCAAGACCTGGCAGATGCCAGTCAACATGACAACCGGGTTCAGGTAGAAGGCTGGATGACCCTGGATACCGCCAAGGCGCTCTTCGATGAGGCGGGCCTGTCACTGGACACCCTGAGCCAACAAGCCGCACTCACACCGGGTAACCACGACCTCAAGCAAAGTGCCGATATCGCCTTTGCCAACAGCGCCACCTTTACCGACAGTTATAACCTGGTAGCAACCCTGCCGGGCACCGACAAAGCCGGCGAGCATATCCTTTTTACCGCCCACTGGGACCATATCGGCAAAGACGACAGTCGCAACGGCGATAAAATCTACAACGGCGCTCTCGACAACGCCTCTGGTGTCGCCGGTATTGTCGAAATCGCCCGCCAGTTTGCGGCGCTGGATGCCATGGGCTTTAAAAACCGCCGCTCCATCACCTTTATCGCCACCACGGGTGAAGAGCAGGGTCTGCTTGGCTCACGATACTATGCCGCCAATCCACTGTTTCCCATCGACAAGACCATTGCGGTGCTGAACCTCGATTCGACCAATGTGTTTGGCCGTACCAAGGACTTTACCATTGTCGGCAAGGGACAATCCCAGCTGGAAGACTATCTTGTCGCCGCGGCCAAAGCTCAGGGACGGGAAGCCGTGGCCGAAAAGAATCCGGCCTCCGGCGGCTTTTTCCGCTCCGATCACTTCAGCTTTGCCAAGCTGGGGGTTCCGGCAGCCTTCGCCGGTGGTGGCAGCATTCCCCTGGACGATGCCACCGCCGCTTATAAGGCGGAGATGCAGCTGAAAATGAAAGGTTGCTATCACAACGTGTGCGATGAATATCGCGCCGATTGGGATTTGTCCGGCGCCTTGCAGGATCTGGCCATCTATTACGATGTCGCAAGAACCCTGGCCAACAATGAGCACAAACCCGGGTATTATCAAAAAAGTGAGTTTTACCCGTTAAGACCCGCGAACTAG
- the asnB gene encoding asparagine synthase B has translation MCSIFAILDIQSDASAMRQVALEMSKLLRHRGPDWSGIYADDHAVLAHERLAIVDIEHGAQPLISDDGSLVLAVNGEIYNHKELKAELGDKYSYQTNSDCEVILALYQEYGSDFLDKLNGIFAFVLYDKAKGSYLIGRDHIGIIPLYTGRDAKGNFYVASEMKALVPVCKTVETFAPGHYLSSTDAEPVRYYQRDWQAFDAVADNGASVEELRAALEAAVKRQLMSDVPYGVLLSGGLDSSIVSAITQTFAKRRIEDNDESEAWWPQLHSFAVGLKGSPDLAASRKVADAIGTIHHEIHFTFQEGLDAIKDVIYHLETYDVTTIRAATPMYLMARKIKAMGIKMVLSGEGADELFGGYLYFHKAPNPQAFHEELVRKLDKLHLFDCLRANKAMAAWGLEARVPFLDKEFMDVAMRLNPAAKMSGKGKIEKHILREAFEHKLPAEIAWRQKEQFSDGVGYSWIDGLKEQAAAQVDDLQLANARFRFPHNTPETKEAYFYRCFFEELFPLESAALTVPGGKSVACSTPEALAWDASLQGIIDPSGRAVREVHAQSY, from the coding sequence ATGTGTTCGATATTTGCCATTCTCGATATCCAGTCTGATGCCAGCGCCATGCGCCAGGTTGCCCTGGAGATGTCCAAGTTATTGCGTCACCGTGGTCCCGACTGGTCAGGTATTTACGCCGACGACCACGCCGTGCTGGCCCACGAGCGCCTCGCCATTGTCGATATAGAACACGGTGCCCAGCCGCTTATCAGTGACGATGGCAGCCTGGTGTTGGCAGTGAACGGCGAAATCTACAACCACAAAGAACTCAAGGCAGAGCTTGGCGACAAATACAGCTACCAGACCAACAGCGACTGCGAAGTGATCCTGGCGCTGTATCAGGAATACGGCAGCGACTTTCTCGATAAACTCAACGGCATCTTCGCATTTGTGCTCTATGACAAGGCCAAGGGCAGCTACCTGATTGGCCGCGACCATATCGGCATCATTCCGCTCTACACCGGCCGTGACGCCAAGGGTAACTTCTATGTGGCCTCAGAAATGAAGGCATTGGTGCCCGTGTGTAAAACCGTCGAAACCTTTGCCCCCGGCCATTACCTGTCAAGCACAGACGCCGAGCCCGTGCGCTACTATCAGCGCGACTGGCAAGCCTTTGACGCTGTGGCCGACAACGGTGCAAGCGTAGAAGAACTGCGCGCGGCACTGGAAGCCGCGGTCAAACGTCAGTTGATGTCAGACGTACCCTATGGCGTGTTGCTGTCCGGCGGGCTGGACTCGTCCATCGTGTCGGCCATTACCCAAACCTTCGCCAAGCGCCGCATTGAAGACAACGATGAAAGTGAAGCCTGGTGGCCACAGCTGCACTCCTTCGCCGTGGGCCTTAAAGGTTCGCCAGACTTGGCCGCATCACGCAAGGTGGCCGATGCCATTGGCACCATTCACCACGAAATTCATTTCACCTTCCAGGAAGGGCTGGATGCCATCAAGGACGTGATTTATCACCTGGAAACCTATGATGTAACCACCATTCGCGCGGCCACGCCTATGTACTTGATGGCGCGTAAAATCAAGGCCATGGGTATCAAGATGGTACTCTCCGGCGAAGGCGCTGATGAGCTTTTTGGCGGTTACCTGTATTTCCACAAGGCACCAAACCCTCAGGCCTTCCATGAAGAGCTGGTGCGTAAACTCGACAAGCTGCATCTGTTCGATTGCCTGCGTGCCAACAAGGCCATGGCGGCCTGGGGCCTCGAAGCGCGTGTCCCCTTCCTCGACAAGGAATTTATGGATGTGGCAATGCGCTTGAACCCTGCGGCCAAGATGTCCGGCAAGGGCAAAATAGAGAAGCACATTTTGCGGGAAGCCTTCGAGCACAAGCTGCCTGCCGAAATCGCCTGGCGTCAGAAGGAGCAGTTCAGCGATGGCGTGGGCTACAGCTGGATTGATGGCCTCAAGGAGCAAGCCGCGGCTCAGGTGGATGATTTACAGCTGGCCAATGCCCGTTTCCGTTTCCCGCACAACACGCCGGAAACCAAGGAGGCCTATTTCTACCGCTGCTTCTTTGAAGAGTTGTTCCCGCTGGAGTCTGCGGCCCTTACAGTCCCCGGTGGCAAGAGTGTAGCCTGCTCGACACCAGAGGCCCTCGCCTGGGATGCCAGCCTGCAGGGAATTATCGATCCCTCCGGCCGTGCAGTGCGCGAAGTGCACGCACAAAGCTACTGA
- a CDS encoding DUF1289 domain-containing protein: MDKLPSPCVRNCCLTNEDICMGCGRSYQEILDWHQANPRRQQLILESAKERLEEMAALRGQPLR; the protein is encoded by the coding sequence ATGGATAAGTTGCCATCTCCCTGCGTTCGCAATTGCTGCCTGACCAATGAGGACATCTGCATGGGGTGTGGGCGCAGCTATCAGGAAATCCTCGATTGGCATCAGGCCAATCCACGGCGGCAGCAGTTGATACTGGAAAGTGCCAAAGAGCGGCTGGAGGAGATGGCCGCGCTGCGCGGACAGCCGCTGCGGTAA
- a CDS encoding 5-carboxymethyl-2-hydroxymuconate Delta-isomerase encodes MPHCIIDFSANVDGHDVAEALTRACHSAMVASGLFEPASIKTRAHRAEAAQTGEGTDSFIHVDISIMPGRSSEQKRALMASMANAIDAMDIRASSLTMEVRELEKAHYFKKLT; translated from the coding sequence GTGCCTCATTGTATTATTGACTTTTCAGCCAATGTTGACGGACATGATGTTGCCGAAGCTCTGACGCGTGCCTGTCACAGTGCAATGGTCGCCAGTGGCCTGTTTGAGCCGGCATCCATCAAAACCCGCGCCCATCGCGCCGAAGCGGCGCAAACCGGGGAGGGCACTGATAGCTTTATCCATGTCGACATCAGCATCATGCCCGGACGCAGCAGTGAGCAAAAGCGGGCGCTGATGGCATCGATGGCCAATGCCATCGATGCCATGGATATTCGGGCATCCAGTCTGACCATGGAAGTGCGCGAGCTGGAAAAAGCCCACTACTTTAAGAAGTTGACCTGA
- a CDS encoding VOC family protein, whose amino-acid sequence MNRVNTINYLEIPCSKLAETKAFFSAVFGWAFLDYGPEYSCFLDAGIDGGFYLGDVSFTAAAGPLLVLYSDDLAAKQEQIMHQGGRIVRSVFSFPGGRRFHFACPSGNEYAVWSE is encoded by the coding sequence ATGAACCGCGTAAATACCATTAACTATTTGGAAATTCCCTGCAGTAAGCTGGCTGAAACCAAGGCGTTTTTCAGTGCAGTGTTTGGTTGGGCGTTTCTTGATTATGGCCCTGAATACAGCTGCTTTTTGGATGCCGGCATCGACGGCGGCTTTTATCTGGGCGACGTAAGCTTCACCGCCGCGGCAGGCCCATTGTTGGTACTTTACAGCGATGATTTGGCGGCGAAACAGGAGCAAATCATGCACCAGGGTGGCCGTATAGTCCGGTCCGTCTTCAGCTTTCCCGGTGGTCGACGTTTTCACTTTGCCTGTCCCAGTGGCAATGAATATGCCGTTTGGTCTGAATAG
- a CDS encoding DUF445 domain-containing protein: protein MNKGLVTNGLAAAVTAAGFAAEQPLLTSVGLFSLSGALTNELAVHMLFEKVPGLYGSGVIPAKFESFKKAIHELMMQQFFTDENIDRFLSDGAGHRALDLSGVIAGVDLTPAFDALVETVAQSSFGGMLAMFGGVEALAPMKAPFEEKMKASLTEIAASDNFHEQLKAALEQPDMLSDFKSQIAQIVQNRLDELTPELVKRLVQDMIREHLGWLVVWGGVFGGLIGLVAGLLQA from the coding sequence ATGAATAAAGGGCTGGTAACCAATGGGTTGGCTGCGGCCGTTACGGCTGCGGGTTTTGCGGCAGAACAACCGCTGCTGACCTCGGTCGGTCTGTTTTCTCTCTCAGGCGCGCTCACCAACGAGCTTGCCGTACACATGTTGTTTGAAAAAGTGCCCGGACTCTATGGTTCAGGCGTGATCCCTGCCAAGTTCGAGTCCTTTAAAAAAGCGATTCACGAACTCATGATGCAGCAGTTCTTCACCGACGAAAACATTGACAGGTTCCTAAGTGACGGCGCCGGTCACCGGGCGCTGGACTTATCCGGCGTCATTGCCGGGGTGGACTTAACCCCCGCATTCGATGCCCTGGTGGAAACCGTTGCCCAGTCCTCCTTCGGCGGCATGTTGGCCATGTTCGGTGGCGTTGAGGCCTTGGCCCCGATGAAGGCCCCCTTCGAAGAGAAAATGAAAGCGTCCTTAACTGAAATTGCCGCATCGGATAATTTCCATGAACAGCTTAAAGCCGCGCTGGAACAACCGGATATGTTGTCGGACTTCAAGAGCCAGATAGCGCAGATAGTGCAAAATCGCCTCGATGAACTCACCCCTGAGCTGGTCAAACGCCTGGTACAGGACATGATCCGTGAGCACCTGGGTTGGCTTGTGGTGTGGGGAGGGGTGTTTGGCGGTCTTATTGGTCTTGTCGCCGGGCTGCTACAGGCATAA
- a CDS encoding GNAT family N-acetyltransferase, with translation MQIRLATDNDLDNLVPLFNAYRQSLGSASDAIGVREFLSARLTENDSVIFVALDEHNAVGFIQLYPSYSSLHLKPLWYFDDSYVTPAYRDHGVADLLAGKAMELASETDVLCVRRTLVDANTSVVLNTDTGDRSIYQVLALR, from the coding sequence ATGCAAATACGTTTAGCCACCGACAACGATCTCGACAATCTTGTTCCCCTGTTTAATGCCTACCGCCAGAGTCTTGGCTCTGCGTCCGACGCCATTGGCGTGCGTGAGTTTTTGTCAGCGCGCCTGACCGAAAATGACTCGGTGATTTTCGTCGCCTTGGACGAACACAACGCGGTGGGATTTATTCAGCTCTATCCCTCCTATTCATCCCTGCATCTCAAGCCACTGTGGTATTTCGATGACAGCTACGTTACCCCTGCGTATCGCGACCACGGCGTAGCTGACTTGCTTGCCGGCAAAGCCATGGAGCTTGCCAGCGAAACCGACGTGCTGTGCGTGCGTCGTACCCTGGTAGATGCCAACACTTCTGTTGTGTTGAACACAGATACCGGCGATCGCAGTATCTATCAGGTACTGGCCCTGCGCTGA